A genomic region of Hyphomicrobiales bacterium contains the following coding sequences:
- a CDS encoding ATP-binding cassette domain-containing protein: MPSSTQSESAGPCLVLEEIAVTYAGLPAPVLSIPQLAFAAGVRAAVTGPSGAGKTTLINVITGLEKPGSGRVFWNGENIAGLSEVARDQWRAETIGLVMQEFHLFAGISAVENVLLPARLRRCADAASKARAHALLDRVGLGKHGQPIETMSRGEMQRVAVARALLRKPQLIVGDEPTASLDPESAATVTDLLFELAMEEGTMLVIASHDERLIARMDRRIRLVAGRPVDDTRPGGLAA, from the coding sequence ATGCCGTCTTCCACACAGTCTGAGAGCGCCGGGCCGTGCCTCGTCCTCGAGGAGATTGCGGTGACCTATGCCGGCCTGCCGGCGCCAGTCCTGTCGATCCCGCAGCTCGCCTTCGCCGCCGGTGTACGCGCCGCAGTAACGGGACCGTCGGGCGCTGGCAAGACCACGCTGATCAACGTCATCACCGGGCTGGAAAAGCCGGGCAGCGGCCGCGTCTTTTGGAATGGCGAGAACATTGCCGGCCTCTCGGAGGTGGCGCGCGATCAATGGCGGGCCGAGACCATCGGCCTCGTCATGCAGGAATTCCATCTGTTCGCCGGCATCTCGGCTGTCGAGAACGTGCTGCTGCCCGCCCGGCTTAGAAGGTGCGCTGACGCCGCCTCGAAGGCTCGCGCCCATGCGCTGCTCGACCGCGTCGGGCTCGGCAAGCACGGCCAGCCGATCGAGACGATGTCGCGCGGCGAGATGCAGCGGGTCGCGGTCGCCCGCGCGCTGTTGCGAAAACCACAGCTGATCGTCGGGGACGAGCCGACCGCCAGTCTCGATCCCGAAAGTGCCGCCACCGTCACCGATCTCCTCTTCGAGCTGGCAATGGAGGAGGGTACAATGCTCGTCATTGCCTCGCACGACGAGCGGCTCATCGCCCGCATGGACCGGCGGATCAGGCTGGTCGCCGGCCGCCCGGTCGATGACACCAGACCGGGGGGTCTCGCCGCATGA
- a CDS encoding ABC transporter permease — MIRFILADLRRLWAGSLVVALLVALATALGVTVTLDERALRLGSARAADSFDLVVGAAGSETQLVLSSVFLQPAPLPLMSGEILARLAQDPRVVWAAPVGFGDSYEGYSIVGTTLPLVDAAGGDRPIEGRRFAALGEAVIGSEVRLGLGSIIKPMHGLVDAGGQTHTELAYTVVGRSPPAGTPWDRAILVPIEAVWAIHGMHDADHDADEDEHTEEEAGHGTAATEPLGGPWNAETPGIPAVLVKPKTVADAYRLRQEYRSDTTLAVFPGEVLTRLYTTLGDARKVLTWVAAGSQGLVAAAVALIAIVHVGQRRRQIGALRALGAPQAAIFGIVWLEIFALVAVGVAAGFLVGYGAARFIADRFTGESGIILPVGFNAADFALAVILLLVAAALAAVPAALAYRQSAASALRI; from the coding sequence ATGATCCGGTTCATTCTGGCCGACCTCAGGCGGCTTTGGGCGGGATCGCTCGTCGTCGCCCTGCTCGTCGCGCTGGCGACGGCGCTCGGCGTGACCGTGACCCTCGATGAGCGCGCGCTCCGCCTCGGCAGCGCGCGTGCCGCCGACAGCTTCGACCTGGTCGTCGGCGCGGCCGGCAGCGAGACGCAGCTTGTGCTGTCGTCCGTGTTTCTTCAGCCGGCGCCGCTGCCGCTGATGTCCGGGGAAATTCTCGCGCGCTTGGCGCAGGACCCGAGGGTCGTCTGGGCGGCGCCGGTCGGCTTCGGCGACTCGTACGAGGGATATTCGATCGTTGGAACCACCCTGCCGCTCGTGGACGCTGCGGGCGGCGACCGCCCAATCGAAGGGCGCCGGTTTGCAGCGCTCGGCGAGGCGGTCATCGGCTCCGAGGTCCGTCTCGGGCTGGGCAGCATCATCAAGCCGATGCACGGCCTCGTCGATGCGGGCGGCCAAACCCACACCGAGCTCGCTTACACCGTCGTCGGCCGTTCGCCACCGGCCGGCACGCCCTGGGACAGGGCCATCCTCGTGCCGATCGAGGCGGTTTGGGCGATCCACGGCATGCACGATGCGGATCACGACGCCGACGAAGACGAACACACCGAAGAAGAGGCCGGACATGGCACGGCTGCCACCGAACCGTTGGGCGGCCCGTGGAACGCGGAAACGCCGGGCATCCCGGCGGTCCTCGTCAAGCCGAAAACGGTGGCCGATGCCTACCGGCTGCGTCAGGAGTACCGGTCTGACACGACGCTCGCCGTCTTTCCCGGCGAGGTCCTGACCAGGCTCTACACGACGCTTGGCGACGCCAGGAAGGTTTTGACCTGGGTTGCTGCCGGCTCGCAGGGGCTGGTGGCCGCCGCCGTTGCGCTGATCGCCATCGTTCACGTCGGCCAGAGACGGCGCCAGATTGGGGCCCTCAGGGCGCTCGGCGCGCCGCAGGCCGCGATTTTTGGGATCGTCTGGTTGGAGATATTTGCGCTCGTTGCCGTCGGCGTTGCCGCCGGCTTCCTCGTCGGCTACGGCGCCGCGCGGTTCATCGCCGACAGGTTCACCGGAGAAAGCGGCATCATTCTGCCTGTCGGTTTCAACGCGGCCGACTTCGCCCTCGCCGTCATCCTGCTCCTGGTCGCCGCCGCGCTCGCCGCGGTGCCGGCCGCTCTCGCCTAC